One window of Toxotes jaculatrix isolate fToxJac2 chromosome 19, fToxJac2.pri, whole genome shotgun sequence genomic DNA carries:
- the LOC121199722 gene encoding pteroicidin-alpha-like, whose translation MKCVGIFLVLSLVILMAEPGECLFKRLKSMWKSVKAAFRGAKQAWRESRNNEEMRRQNKLRYQQEQPNDRDYNQDQP comes from the exons ATGAAGTGTGTTGGGATCTTTCTTGTGTTGTCACTGGTCATTCTCATGGCTGAACCCGGGGAGTGTTTGTTCAAACGCTTGAAATCAATGTGGAAAAGCGTCAAGGCTGCATTTAGAGGGGCCAAGCAGGCATGGAGAG aatcCAGAAACAACGAAGAGATGCGTAG GCAAAACAAACTGAGGTACCAGCAAGAACAACCGAATGACAGAGATTATAATCAAGACCAGCCATAG
- the LOC121199723 gene encoding pleurocidin-like peptide WF3, whose protein sequence is MKCTVVFLVLSMVVLMAEPGECILGMLFHGAVHVGKLIHGLIHGGKYNEKQDQLEQLDKRSVDYNPGRPGFD, encoded by the exons aTGAAGTGTACTGTGGTCTTCCTTGTGTTGTCCATGGTTGTCCTCATGGCTGAACCTGGAGAGTGTATTCTGGGAATGCTTTTCCATGGAGCTGTTCATG ttggcAAGTTGATCCATGG ACTTATCCATGGGGGCAAGTACAACGAGAAGCAAGATCAGTTGGAACAGCTGGACAAACGTTCAGTCGATTACAACCCAGGGCGACCTGGTTTCGACTAA